The Streptomyces sp. NBC_00569 genomic sequence CGGCGCTCCCTGCGCGGGTGCGCCGCCGACCTGTCCGCCGCCGAGGCCTCCGTGCGCGACGCGAGCGACATCCTCGTACGGCATGCGAACGCCACGCGCTACGAGCAGGTGCGCACGCCCGCCCGGCAGCAGATCCGCGAGTTGCCCGCCTCGTCGCTGCCGGAGCACGCGCAGAAGTGGGCCGATGCGTTCGCGCCCCGGCTGCGTGTCCTGACCGACGAGCTGGAGCAGCTGGAGCGCAACCGCGACTCGATCGTGGACCGGCTGCGCGGGCTCGTGGAGTCGGCCCTCGCCACGCTGCGCTCCGCCCAGCGACTGTCCCGCCTCCCGGAGGGGCTCGGCGAGTGGTCGGGTCAGGAGTTCGTGCGCATCCGCTTCGAGGAGCCGGACCAGGCGACCCTCGTGGAGCGGCTCGGTGAGGTCGTCGACGAGGCGACCCGCGCCGCCGTCAAGAAGAACTCCGACCTGCGCCGCGACGGCATGTCCCTGCTCCTGCGCGGCGTCGCCGCCGCGCTCCAGCCCAAGGGCATCGCCGTCGAGATCCTCAAGCCGGACGCCGTGCTGCGCGCCGAGCGGGTCCCCGTCGGACAGATGGGCGACGTGTTCTCCGGCGGCCAGCTGCTCACCGCGGCCATCGCCCTGTACTGCACGATGGCCGCCCTGCGCTCGAACGACCGGGGCCGCGACAAGCACCGGCACGCGGGCACGCTGTTCCTCGACAACCCGATCGGCCGCGCCAACGCCACGTACCTGCTCGAACTCCAGCGGGCCGTGTCGGACGCGCTCGGTGTGCAGCTCCTGTACACCACCGGCCTGTTCGACACGACGGCCCTCGCCGAGTTCCCGCTGGTCATCAGGTTGCGCAACGACGCGGACCTCAGGGCCGGCCTGAAATACATCAGCGTCGAGGAGCACCTGCGGCCGGGCCTGCCGCAGCAGGACCCGGCCGAGGAGACCGTGCACGGGGAGATCACGGCGACGCGCATGTACAAGCGCCCCGCGAGCCAACCGAGTTAGAGCCAACCGAGTTGGAGCCGACCGTATTTGGAGTCGGCCGGTCCGGAACCGGCTGCCCCGGAACCGGACGGTCAGGGTCTCTCGTGTGGACCCTAGGCGTCGGCCCGCAGCAGATCGGCGCACTTCTCGCCGATCATCATCGTCGTGATGCACGGGTTGACCGTGACGAGGTCCGGCATCACGGAGCCGTCGGCGACGCGCAGGCCCTCGGTCCCCTTCACGCGCAGCCGCGCGTCGAGCGGGGCCGAGGGGTCGTCGTCCGCGCCCATCTTCACCGTGCACGCAGGGTGGTAGACGGTGTTGTGCGTCTTGTGGATGTAGTCGAGCAGCTCGTCGTCGGTGCGCACATCGGGTCCGGGAGCCAGTTCGGCGCCCGCCCAGCCGCTGAGCGCGGGCTGCTCCGCGATGCGCCGCGCCAGCTTCAGCCCGTACGTCATCACGCGGGCGTCGTGCTCGTGCGTGAAGTACCGCGGGTCGACCAGAGGCTTGTCCCGGTAGTCGCGGGTGCGCAGCCGCACGGTGCCGCGTGACTTCGCGCGCGTCACGTTGGGCGTGAGGCAGAAGGCGTTCTCCGACGTCGGATAGCCGTACCGCGCGGTGTTCATGTCGAAGGGCACGGAGCCGTAGTGGAACATCAGGTCGGGCCGGTCGAGGCCGGGCTCGGTGTCGTAGAAGATGCCTGCTTCCCACCACTGGCTGGACGTGGTGGTCATCGGCTGCTTCGCCTCCCACATGATCACGCCCTCGGGGTGGTCCTGGAGGTTCTCGCCGACCCCGGGGGAGTCCACGAGCACGTCCACGCCCATCGCGCGCAGATGACCGGCCGGGCCTATCCCCGACAGCATGAGGAGCTTGGGCGAGTCGATGGAGCCGCAGGAGAGGATCACCTCGCGGCGGGCCCGCACCGTCCTGGTGTGGATGAGGTCGGGGTCGAGGTACTCGGCGCCCACGCAGCGCCGGCCCTCGAGGACGAGCCGCTTGGCGCGTACCCCGGTCCGCACCGTCAGGTTGGGCCGCTTGCCCATGACCGGGTGCAGATAGGCGACCGAGGACGACTGCCGGATGTTGTTCTCGTCGGAGTTGATCTGGAACCAGTTGGCGCCACGCACCACCGTGCGGCCCGAGTTGAACGCCGTGGTCGGGATGCCCGCCTCGGCGCAGGCCGCGAGCAACGCGCTGCCGCACGGATCCGCGCCCTTGAGGGTGCGCAGCCTCACCGGGCCGGAGCGGCCGTGGTGGTCCCCGGGGGCGTCGTTGTTCTCCAGCCGCTTGTACAGCGGGAACACGTCCGCGGCGCTCCACCCCGTGCAGCCCGCCGCCGCCCAGTCGTCCAGGTCCTCGGCGGGCGCCCAGAAGGCGATGCACGAGTTGTGGGACGAGCAGCCCCCGAGGACCTTGGCGCGCGCGTGCCGCATGAAGCTGTTGCCGCTGGTCTGCGGCTCGACCGGGTAGTCCCAGTCGTATCCGGAGTCCAACAGGGCCATCCAGCGGTCCAGTTGGAGGACGTTGTCGTCGCCGACGTCGCTCGGCCCCGCCTCCAGGACGCAGACGGTGACGGACGGGTCCTCGGACAGGCGTGCCGCGACGACGTTTCCGGCGGTGCCTCCGCCGACGACGACGTAGTCGAAGACATCAGGGTTCACGGGCTGGTTCACGGGGTGGTGACCTCCTCCAGGGCGACGGATTCATCGGGCGGGGCGGGCTGGGCCGCGTGCTCGGCGAGGACACCGGTGCGGTGCCGCTGGACGAACCAGTAGTAGGCGAAGCCGCCGCCCGCGATCACACCGATGAACAGGACGGCTCCCCAGCGCAGGTACCAGTGGTAGGGGGCGGCGGCGTTGTAGACGGCTGCGCGCGGCCAGATCAGGTTGATGGTCATGGCGCCGCCCCACAGCACGGCGATGATGTTGACGGGCAGTCCCCAGCGGCCGAGGGAGAACTTCCCGTCGCCCGCGGGCCGCCACCTGCCGCGCAGGCGGGCCACCAGCATCGGGCCGGTGACCAGCAGATAGGCGAGGTAGATCATGATGATGCCGATGCTGGTGACCACGGTGAAGATCTGCGGCTGACGGATGTTGACGACCAGGATCGCGAGCGCCAGGACGCCGATGACGACGGCCGGGACGACCGGTGTCCTGAAGCGCGGGCTGACCCGGCCGAGGACCGACGACGCCGGCAGGTTGTTGTCGCGCGACATCGCGAAGGCGAGGCGGATCGCCGCCGTGTGCACGGCGAGCGCGCACACCGTGACCGCGATCAGGACGCACCACAGCATCGCCTTGCCCGCTGTCGGGCCGAGCACGTCGAGGACGACGTACTGCAGGCCGTCCGTCGACAGTTTCTTGCCGGTCAGGCTCGACACGCTCATCAGAGCGAGCAGCAGGATCAGCCCGCCGAGGACGAACGAGGCGACGATCGCGCGGATGATGGCGCGCGGCGCGCCCCGCGTCGGGTCGAGGGACTCCTCGCCGAGCGAGGCCGCCGTGTCGAAGCCGTACATGACGTACGCGGAGGCCAGCGACGCGACGAGGAACGCGCTCAGGTAGCCGAAGGGCTGGCCGTGGCCCGCCCCCGCCGTGTGCGTCACGACCTGCGGGCCGCGCACGATGTGCACCGCGAACAGGACGATCAGGACGACGGTCGCGATCAGTTCGAGGAAGACGCCGGCCGTGTTGATGGTCGCCATCAGCTTCACGCCGAAGGCGTTGACGAGTGTCGTGAAGAGGATCAGTACGGCGGCCAGGGCGACGGCGTTGGTCGCGACGTCGTACGGGCCGGTGCCGTCCCCGATGAACTGGAAGGACGACGAGATCTGCGGCAGGGTCAGCTGGTAGGCGAGCGCGACGGCCGCGATCGACACGACCGAGGCGAGCAGCATCATCCACCCGGCGAGCCAGCCGATGTGCGGATTGCCCACCTTCTTCGCCCAGTTGTAGACCGAGCCCGCGACGGGGTAGCGGGCGGCCAGTTCGGCGAAGCACAGGGCGACCATGAACTGGCCGCCGAACACCATCGGCCAGGACCACCAGTAGGCGGGGCCGCCGTTCGCGAATCCGAAGTAGAAGAGCTGGAAGGTGCCGGTGAGGATGGAGATGTAGCTGATGCCCGCGGCGAAGGTGTGGAAGTTGCCCAGCGTGCGCTTGAGTTCGGGCCGGTAGCCGAACTCGGCGAGTTCGGCGTCGTCCCCGCTCCGGCTCCCCTGCGTGCTGTCGTCCTGGCTCATGAAGGGTCACCGTCCTCAGAACACTCCGGCGTCGCGCCGAACCAGCCCTGCGCGACGGGCCGTGTGTTGCGCCAGATGTGCTTGGTCTCTCGGTACTCGGCGAGCCCCGAGGGCCCGAGTTCGCGCCCGGTGCCGGACTGCTTGTAGCCGCCCCACTCCGCCTGGGGGACGTACGGGTGGTAGTCGTTGATCCAGACCGTGCCGAGGCGCAGGCCGGCCGCCACCCGCGCGGCCTTCCCCTCGTCGCTGGTCCAGACGGCGCCCGCGAGCCCGTAGATCGAGTCGTTCGCGAGCCGCACCGCCTCCGCCTCGTCGGTGAACCGCTCGACGGTCAGGACCGGGCCGAAGGACTCGTCCTGGACGACGGACATGCCGCTCGTGCACGCGTCGAGGACCGTCGGCAGATAGTAGAAGCCCTGCTCGTACGCGGCCGACTCCGGCCGTGCGCCGCCGCAGCGCAGCACCGCTCCCTCCTCGACGCCCCGTGCGACGTACGCCTCGACCTTGGCGCGGTGCGCGGCCGAGATCAGCGGCCCCGTCTGCGCGTCCGGGTCGAACGGGCCGCCCAGTCTGATGAGTTCGGCGCGCCGCACGACCTCGTCGACGAAGCGGTCGTGCAGCG encodes the following:
- a CDS encoding GMC family oxidoreductase; translation: MNPDVFDYVVVGGGTAGNVVAARLSEDPSVTVCVLEAGPSDVGDDNVLQLDRWMALLDSGYDWDYPVEPQTSGNSFMRHARAKVLGGCSSHNSCIAFWAPAEDLDDWAAAGCTGWSAADVFPLYKRLENNDAPGDHHGRSGPVRLRTLKGADPCGSALLAACAEAGIPTTAFNSGRTVVRGANWFQINSDENNIRQSSSVAYLHPVMGKRPNLTVRTGVRAKRLVLEGRRCVGAEYLDPDLIHTRTVRARREVILSCGSIDSPKLLMLSGIGPAGHLRAMGVDVLVDSPGVGENLQDHPEGVIMWEAKQPMTTTSSQWWEAGIFYDTEPGLDRPDLMFHYGSVPFDMNTARYGYPTSENAFCLTPNVTRAKSRGTVRLRTRDYRDKPLVDPRYFTHEHDARVMTYGLKLARRIAEQPALSGWAGAELAPGPDVRTDDELLDYIHKTHNTVYHPACTVKMGADDDPSAPLDARLRVKGTEGLRVADGSVMPDLVTVNPCITTMMIGEKCADLLRADA
- a CDS encoding APC family permease — its product is MSQDDSTQGSRSGDDAELAEFGYRPELKRTLGNFHTFAAGISYISILTGTFQLFYFGFANGGPAYWWSWPMVFGGQFMVALCFAELAARYPVAGSVYNWAKKVGNPHIGWLAGWMMLLASVVSIAAVALAYQLTLPQISSSFQFIGDGTGPYDVATNAVALAAVLILFTTLVNAFGVKLMATINTAGVFLELIATVVLIVLFAVHIVRGPQVVTHTAGAGHGQPFGYLSAFLVASLASAYVMYGFDTAASLGEESLDPTRGAPRAIIRAIVASFVLGGLILLLALMSVSSLTGKKLSTDGLQYVVLDVLGPTAGKAMLWCVLIAVTVCALAVHTAAIRLAFAMSRDNNLPASSVLGRVSPRFRTPVVPAVVIGVLALAILVVNIRQPQIFTVVTSIGIIMIYLAYLLVTGPMLVARLRGRWRPAGDGKFSLGRWGLPVNIIAVLWGGAMTINLIWPRAAVYNAAAPYHWYLRWGAVLFIGVIAGGGFAYYWFVQRHRTGVLAEHAAQPAPPDESVALEEVTTP